A section of the Mangifera indica cultivar Alphonso chromosome 12, CATAS_Mindica_2.1, whole genome shotgun sequence genome encodes:
- the LOC123193766 gene encoding putative RING-H2 finger protein ATL69 yields the protein MPTAFSPEPPPTGVGLGYGIAIAVSTLVLISSIMLTSYICIRVKANASSRASVTDDDAISGSSSVEPAVLVLGLNGSVVESYPKIVLGESLRLPKPNNGPCSICLSEYLPKDLVRCIPDCHHCFHADCVDEWLKMNATCPLCRSSPASSRGPTSLTTPLSELVPLAFHAR from the coding sequence ATGCCCACAGCATTCTCACCGGAGCCTCCGCCCACCGGCGTTGGCCTCGGCTACGGAATCGCCATCGCCGTGAGTACTCTCGTCCTAATCTCTAGCATTATGCTTACTTCTTACATATGTATTCGTGTTAAAGCTAATGCTAGTAGCCGTGCCAGCGTCACTGACGATGATGCCATAAGTGGATCTAGCTCTGTTGAGCCGGCCGTTCTAGTTTTGGGCCTCAATGGATCCGTCGTGGAGTCGTATCCGAAGATTGTTTTGGGAGAGAGTTTGAGACTGCCGAAGCCCAATAACGGCCCATGTTCTATCTGTTTGTCTGAGTATCTACCTAAAGATCTGGTGCGATGTATTCCAGATTGTCATCACTGTTTCCATGCTGATTGTGTTGATGAATGGCTCAAGATGAATGCCACATGTCCTCTATGTAGAAGTTCTCCTGCCTCTTCTCGGGGTCCCACGTCTCTTACCACTCCTTTGTCTGAGTTGGTGCCTCTGGCCTTCCATGCCAGGtga
- the LOC123192934 gene encoding U4/U6.U5 tri-snRNP-associated protein 2-like, which yields MPRKRENDASGIEDGYSKKLKVAEDQSSPSPSRLGFENPLLPLANTYDDDEEDEEENGRRVLNADGGGYSRAKDERNGNGAQEDGDDEDEDDYGDQGIGQGKRNRVVELRRDCPYLDTVNRQVLDFDFEKFCSVSLSNLNVYACLVCGKYYQGRGQKSHAYTHSLEAGHHVYINLRTEKVYCLPDGYEINDPSLDDIRHVLNPRFTEEQVEQLDKNKQWSRALDGSDYLPGMVGLNNIKETDFVNVTIQSLMRVTPLRNFFLMPENYQHCKSPLVHRFGELTRKIWHARNFKGQVSPHEFLQAVMKASKKRFRIGAQSNPVEFMSWLLNTLHADLRTSKKNTSIIYDCFQGELEVIKEIPGSAITEKKENGDDHSTSQITDGGSEHSTIVTETSRMPFLMLGLDLPPPPLFKDVMEKNIIPQVPLFNILKKFDGEMVTEVVRPRVARMRYRVTRLPQYLILHMRRFTKNNFFVEKNPTLVNFPVKNLELKDYIPLPTPKENEKLRSKYDLIANIVHDGKPEEGFYRVFVQRKSEELWYEMQDLHVSETLPQMVALSEAYMQIYEQQR from the exons ATGCCCAGGAAGAGGGAAAATGATGCTAGCGGGATTGAAGATGGGTATTCAAAGAAGCTAAAAGTGGCAGAAGATCAGTCATCGCCATCCCCTTCTCGCCTTGGTTTTGAGAACCCACTATTACCCTTAGCTAACacatatgatgatgatgaggaggatgaggaaGAAAATGGGAGAAGGGTACTTAATGCTGATGGTGGAGGATACAGTAGAGCCAAGGATGAACGAAATGGTAATGGAGCTCAAGAAGATGGGgatgatgaggatgaggatgacTATGGTGATCAGGGGATTGGTCAAGGGAAACGAAACAGAGTTGTTGAATTGCGGAGGGACTGCCCATATCTTGATACTGTTAATCGTCAG gttttggattttgattttgagaaGTTTTGCTCTGTTTCACTGTCAAACTTGAATGTGTATGCTTGTTTGGTTTGTGGGAAGTATTACCAAGGAAGAGGACAGAAGTCCCATGCATATACTCATAGTTTGGAAGCAGGCCACCATGTCTATATCAACCTTCGAACAGAGAAAGTTTATTGTCTTCCTGATGGATATGAAATTAATGACCCATCATTGGATGATATCCGTCATGTGCTAAACCCAAG GTTTACCGAGGAACAAGTAGAACAGCTCGACAAAAATAAGCAGTGGTCTAGGGCATTGGATGGTTCAGACTACCTGCCAGGAATG GTGGGTTTGAATAACATTAAGGAGACTGATTTTGTGAATGTCACAATTCAGTCCCTAATGAGAGTTACTCCATTGAGAAATTTCTTTCTTATGCCTGAAAACTATCAACACTGTAAATCTCCACTTGTCCATCGATTTGGAGAACTCACAAGAAAGATTTGGCATGCTCGAAACTTTAAAGGACAG GTGAGCCCACATGAATTTCTGCAAGCAGTTATGAAAGCCAGTAAAAAGCGTTTTCGTATAGGCGCACAGTCCAATCCTGTTGAATTCATGTCATGGCTTCTTAACACACTGCATGCAGATCTTAGAACATCAAAGAAAAATACCAGTATCATCTATGACTGCTTTCAG GGGGAATTGGAGGTTATCAAGGAGATTCCTGGTAGTGCAATCACcgagaagaaagaaaatggtgaTGACCATAGTACTTCTCAAATAACTGATGGTGGAAGTGAACATAGTACTATTGTGACAGAAACTTCTAGAATGCCATTCCTGATGCTTGGCTTGGATTTGCCACCACCGCCTCTTTTCAAAGATGTGATggaaaaaaatatcattcctcAG GTtccattatttaatatattgaaGAAGTTTGATGGGGAAATGGTGACTGAGGTTGTTCGTCCTCGGGTGGCAAGGATGAGATATCGTGTCACGAGATTACCACAATATTTGATCCTTCACATGCGGCGCTTCACAAAGAATAACTTTTTTGTGGAAAAGAATCCTACTTTGG TCAACTTTCCTGTGAAAAATTTGGAATTGAAGGACTACATTCCTTTGCCAACACCGAAAGAGAATGAGAAATTGCGTTCCAAGTATGATTTGATTGCCAATATTGTTCATGATGGTAAACCTGAGGAGGGATTCTACAGGGTTTTTGTGCAGCGGAAGTCAGAAGAATTATg GTACGAGATGCAGGACCTGCATGTTTCAGAAACTCTTCCTCAAATGGTTGCACTCTCTGAGGCTTATATGCAGATATATGAGCAGCAGCGATAG
- the LOC123192935 gene encoding probable choline kinase 2 gives MGVVENVVQNKEGCLPVEVKETLKSLASKWEDVLDVNMLQVIPLKGAMTNEVFQIKWPTKTENVSRKVLLRLYGEGVEVFFDRKDEIRTFEFMSKHGQGPRLLARFPYGRVEDFINARTLSAADLRDPKISGLAAAKLKEFNELDMPGPKNVRLWDRLRNWLKAAKGLASPEEAKAFHLYAIDEEISELEKALYQKQQRLGFCHNDLQYGNIMFDEETQSITLIDYEYASYNPVAYDIANHFCEMAADYHTEKPHLMDYSKYPGLEERQRFLHAYLSSTGNQPNKWEVEQLLQDVEKYTLASHLVWGLWGIISAHVNKIDFDYIGYARQRLDRYWLQKHALLGSSGASTST, from the exons ATGGGTGTTGTAGAAAATGTTGTACAGAACAAAGAAGGTTGTCTACCTGTAGAAGTAAAGGAGACTCTAAAATCATTGGCATCTAAGTGGGAAGATGTGCTTGATGTAAACATGTTGCAAGTTATCCCTCTTAAGGGCGCAATGACCAATGAGGTCTTTCAAATAAAGTGGCCAACAAAAACAGAGAATGTCTCTCGCAAGGTTCTTCTTAGGCTCTATGGGGAGGGTGTGGAGGTTTTCTTTGACAGGAAAGATGAGATTAGGACATTTGAGTTTATGTCAAAGCATGGGCAGGGACCTCGGTTGTTGGCTAGGTTCCCATATGGCCGAGTTGAAGATTTCATCAATGCACGG ACACTCTCTGCAGCTGATCTGCGTGATCCAAAAATATCTGGCCTTGCAGCTGCAAAATTGAAAGAGTTCAATGAACTTGATATGCCTGGTCCAAAGAACGTCAGGCTCTGGGATAGGTTGCG AAATTGGCTGAAAGCGGCTAAGGGTTTGGCCTCTCCAGAGGAAGCTAAGGCATTTCACTTGTATGCCATTGATGAGGAAATCTCTGAATTGGAAAAGGCACTCTATCAGAAGCAACAGCGTTTAGGTTTTTGCCACAATGATTTACAATATGGTAATATAATGTTTGATGAGGAGACCCAGTCAATAACCTTAATC GACTATGAGTATGCAAGTTACAACCCGGTTGCATATGATATAGCAAACCACTTCTGCGAGATGGCTGCTGATTATCATACAGAAAAACCTCATCTCATGGACTACAGTAAATACCCTG GTTTGGAGGAGCGTCAAAGGTTTTTGCATGCTTATCTGAGTTCCACGG GTAATCAACCCAATAAGTGGGAAGTGGAGCAGCTACTTCAAGATGTTGAGAAGTATACTCTTGCAAGCCATTTGGTCTGGGGTTTATGGGGAATTATATCG GCACACGTGAACAAAATTGACTTTGACTATATTGGATATGCAAGGCAAAGATTAGACCGGTACTGGTTACAGAAGCATGCGTTGCTTGGTTCTTCTGGAGCCAGCACTAGTACTTGA